Genomic segment of Iocasia fonsfrigidae:
ATATGATAGATAAATTGTTAATGTTATTCTTTTACTATTTAATTTAACTCACTTTTTATAACTTCAATTAATTTTTCTTCCAGCTCTATCAATAATCCCTCATTTTTACCTTCCAACATTATCCGTACTAATGGTTCTGTTCCAGAAGCCCTGACAAAAACACGCCCATTCTCTGATAGGGCCTGTTCAGCCTTGCTAATTTCACGCCTGATACTGTCATTATTTTCCCACTGCTCTTTGTATTTTACTTCTACATTTGCTAATCTCTGTGGCCAGGGATCCATCAAATTGCTTAATTCATTAAGTGTTCTACTCCTTCTTTTAACTATTTCAACTATCTGTACAGCAGTTAAAACCCCATCACCTGTACGATTATAGTCTAGATAAATAATATGACCCGATTTCTCGCCACCAAGATTATAATTATTTTCTAACATCTCTTTAAGAACATACCTATCGCCATTATCAGTAATTACCACTTTACCACCGGCACCCTCAACAGCCTCCTTTAATCCCAGATTACTGTAGGCTGTAGTGACCAGGGTTTGCTTTTTTAATTCCCCCCTCTGCAGTAAATCTGCTGCCCAAACAGCCATAATCTTATCCCCATCTACTACTTCACCTTTATTATCTATCATTACTATCCGGTCAGCATCCCCATCATGAGCTATTCCCAAATCTGCGTTTTCTCTCACAACCAGCTCTTTTATAAGTTCTGGATGGGTTGAGCCACAGTCTAAATTTATTTTATCACCTGCTGGATGGTTGTTTGAGACTACTATTTCTGCCCCCAACCTTTGTAATACCTCAGGAGCTACTCTATAAGCTGCCCCATTCGCACAATCAAGGGCAATCTTTAAACCCGTAAAATCAACATCAACTGTGGAAATAAGATAGTCAATATACTTATCTGTTAGCTCATAATTATCATTACTATTACCAATTTCTAATGAAGTTGGTGATGGTATAGTATCATAATGGTATTTTATAAGGGCCTCAATCTCCTCTTCCATCTGATCACTAAGTTTATAGCCATTCTTATCAAAAAACTTAATACCATTATCAGCAATAGGATTATGTGAAGCAGATATCATAACTGCCCCTTCTACAGCCAATTCAGCTGTTAAATAGGCTACACCAGGGGTAGGTATAATACCAAGTCTAAGCACATCAATTCCTGCTGATGCCATTCCTGCTGTAAGAGCAGACTCTAACAT
This window contains:
- the glmM gene encoding phosphoglucosamine mutase, with product MAKLFGTDGVRGVANRELTGELAYKLGRAAGYYLTRHYKGNDKATMLIGKDTRVSGDMLESALTAGMASAGIDVLRLGIIPTPGVAYLTAELAVEGAVMISASHNPIADNGIKFFDKNGYKLSDQMEEEIEALIKYHYDTIPSPTSLEIGNSNDNYELTDKYIDYLISTVDVDFTGLKIALDCANGAAYRVAPEVLQRLGAEIVVSNNHPAGDKINLDCGSTHPELIKELVVRENADLGIAHDGDADRIVMIDNKGEVVDGDKIMAVWAADLLQRGELKKQTLVTTAYSNLGLKEAVEGAGGKVVITDNGDRYVLKEMLENNYNLGGEKSGHIIYLDYNRTGDGVLTAVQIVEIVKRRSRTLNELSNLMDPWPQRLANVEVKYKEQWENNDSIRREISKAEQALSENGRVFVRASGTEPLVRIMLEGKNEGLLIELEEKLIEVIKSELN